The following are from one region of the Deltaproteobacteria bacterium genome:
- the cobA gene encoding uroporphyrinogen-III C-methyltransferase has product MSRGKVYLIGAGPGDPGLITVKAVECIKEADVVVYDYLANKKFLEYAGKGAEIIYVGKIGGAHTLPQEDINKLIIEKAKKGKVIARLKGGDPFIFGRGGEEAEELVGAGIAYEVVPGVTAGVAAAAYAGIPLTHRDFTTTVAFITGHEDPTKDESNIYWDKISTGIGTLVFYMGIGNLGPNMKKLIENGRSPDTPAALIRWGTTPDQETLVGTIGDIAEKAKAINFKAPAITVVGGVVSLRDKLRWFDKRPLFGKRVVITRAREQASDFADLLKENGADVIEFPTIEIVPPKKWDDVDKAIKRLSSPHPTLSRKGRGNYYDWAIFTSVNGVKYFVERLKKQGKDIRELKGIKICAIGPATAKAIEDLGIKVDFLPKEYRAEAIIEGLGKNRIKGRRFLLPRALKAREILPEEIKRLGGKVDVVPTYRTIKPKEKTDEIRKMFEEKKIDVVTFTSSSTVENFVGMFKKGEAPGLLNGAVVASIGPITKDTATKLGIKTDIMPEKYTIPALTEEIVEYFKKQEGKSL; this is encoded by the coding sequence ATGAGTAGAGGCAAGGTCTATCTAATCGGCGCAGGCCCTGGGGACCCAGGGCTTATCACGGTTAAGGCCGTAGAGTGTATTAAAGAGGCAGACGTTGTTGTCTATGACTATCTGGCAAATAAGAAGTTTCTGGAGTATGCCGGAAAGGGCGCAGAGATTATCTATGTCGGCAAGATAGGCGGCGCGCATACATTGCCGCAGGAAGATATAAATAAACTCATTATTGAAAAAGCAAAAAAGGGAAAGGTTATTGCAAGGCTTAAGGGCGGCGACCCTTTTATCTTTGGAAGGGGCGGCGAAGAGGCTGAGGAGCTTGTAGGGGCAGGTATTGCTTATGAAGTTGTGCCTGGTGTTACAGCAGGGGTAGCTGCTGCTGCGTATGCAGGCATACCTCTGACGCACAGGGATTTCACAACAACTGTGGCATTTATTACAGGCCATGAAGACCCGACAAAGGATGAATCAAATATATACTGGGACAAGATTTCAACAGGTATCGGCACACTGGTTTTTTATATGGGCATTGGAAACCTTGGGCCGAATATGAAGAAACTTATTGAAAATGGGAGAAGCCCAGATACCCCTGCTGCTTTAATACGTTGGGGGACAACACCGGATCAGGAGACGCTTGTTGGAACCATCGGCGATATTGCAGAAAAGGCAAAGGCAATAAATTTCAAGGCGCCTGCAATAACTGTTGTGGGCGGGGTCGTTTCGTTAAGGGATAAATTAAGGTGGTTTGATAAAAGGCCGCTTTTTGGCAAGAGGGTTGTTATTACAAGGGCAAGGGAGCAGGCTTCTGATTTTGCAGATTTGTTAAAAGAGAATGGCGCTGATGTAATTGAGTTCCCAACAATAGAGATAGTCCCTCCTAAAAAATGGGATGATGTTGATAAGGCAATTAAAAGGCTTTCATCCCCTCACCCTACCCTCTCCCGCAAGGGGAGAGGGAATTATTATGATTGGGCTATCTTTACCAGCGTAAATGGTGTAAAATATTTTGTAGAACGACTGAAAAAACAGGGTAAGGATATAAGGGAGCTAAAGGGCATTAAGATATGCGCCATCGGCCCTGCAACAGCCAAAGCAATAGAGGATTTAGGCATAAAGGTTGACTTTCTGCCAAAAGAATATCGCGCAGAGGCGATAATAGAAGGTCTTGGTAAAAACAGGATAAAAGGCAGGAGATTTTTACTCCCCAGGGCATTAAAGGCAAGAGAGATACTCCCTGAGGAGATAAAGAGGCTCGGCGGCAAAGTTGATGTTGTGCCTACCTACAGGACAATAAAGCCAAAGGAAAAGACTGATGAAATTAGAAAAATGTTTGAGGAAAAAAAGATTGACGTAGTAACATTCACATCTTCTTCAACAGTGGAGAATTTTGTGGGTATGTTTAAAAAGGGAGAGGCGCCGGGTCTTTTAAACGGCGCAGTAGTCGCCTCCATAGGGCCGATAACAAAGGATACGGCAACCAAATTGGGCATAAAGACAGATATAATGCCTGAAAAATACACAATACCGGCATTGACAGAGGAGATAGTAGAGTATTTTAAGAAACAGGAGGGGAAATCATTATGA